Proteins encoded together in one Telopea speciosissima isolate NSW1024214 ecotype Mountain lineage chromosome 6, Tspe_v1, whole genome shotgun sequence window:
- the LOC122666290 gene encoding SUPPRESSOR OF ABI3-5 isoform X3: MDPGRYVLQQGWDNNSALEGYGSLHEPDYRVGGSYDGRRFLDEGFSRDNIYPRGTFHRDILERDNCPPSASVVGAWPQPRRGFDEEYALIREPRRHDKPYIDSFHEMDGFREADKYREIDRFQEVDKFRDGYRGVDSYRDVASYRDYGFDRPARFGGRDRDEFAADDYDYRQRISHQSREDSRERDYDYGRYSYDSDHDRGSRRDGSWRKRESRDRDHDRDRDRDRDRRSRERDQSPHRRHERSRSQSRSRSRGRDDRLRSRSPRSRSHGRSHREDSYDDSWHERGEKRRDRDDKRHHDQSSVAPSATVVVKGLSQKTTEEDLYQILAEWGPLRHVRVIKERNSGISRGFAFIDFPSVGAARKMMDGIGDDGLVMDGRKLFFEYSKPTGGAGGPPYGQDNAVKSHHRIAPPSDWMCTICDCVNFARRTSCFQCNEPRTDDAPAADIASSNSTQLGRKGSEAAGPTHVLVVRGLDENADEGMLRYEFSKHAPIKDLRLVRDKFTHVSRGFAFVHFHSVEDATKALEATNGTTLEKNGQILRVAYAKSIHGPGLGASGASQSSSLATAAIEAATFAQQYDAVGWAPKEYNPDDKQSTGGQEQRSGDAGQKDGSAPQSGFVWDEASGYYYDAASGFYYDGNTGLYYDSNNGTWYSYDQQTQQYVPCGDQNDKASGKAANEQKASDGASNRKVVISAPAATITSNDKTASLPDAVQAAATAALAAEKKEKEKMKEIRLASKSSILANKKKMSNVLSKWKQRNNEGQAARVVLDDSQSSASMDDRPNAVGLLTKNKFRSDSVPAKENTTANLGFSSAGVGHGANNTFTTPTTAQTASVVSEIKPQPVGNSSGGTIMGVIRGSGRGVTKSDTMHSGSFGGPSSPSPAVTVTAGTSTVNLETPQTPFRTDASALGSYAPPAATGSGKRRFSEQPASTHREQPQTTYRDRAAERRSLYGSSSSIGDDVSDFALADSNRDLTFKKGSLLETSAMPFPPGVGGRGPGDVTSSIQSYEVISAEKAIDESNVGNRMLRSMGWQEGLGLGKDGSGITEPVQAQGMEHRAGLGSKQRKVEPSLEVQAGDSYRTLIQKKALARFREMS, encoded by the exons ATGGATCCTGGACGATATGTACTGCAGCAAGGATGGGATAATAACAGC GCTTTGGAGGGGTATGGTTCATTGCATGAGCCAGACTACCG GGTTGGTGGTTCATATGATGGTAGGAGGTTTCTGGATGAGGGATTCTCTAGGGACAACATCTATCCTAGGGGCACCTTTCATAGGGACATTCTTGAGAGGGATAATTGTCCACCTTCAGCATCTGTTGTTGGTGCTTGGCCTCAACCAAGAAGAGGTTTTGATGAAGAATATGCACTTATTAGGGAACCTAGGCGACATGACAAGCCATACATTGATAGTTTCCATGAGATGGATGGTTTTCGTGAAGCTGATAAGTATCGTGAGATTGATAGGTTTCAGGAAGTTGACAAGTTTCGGGATGGTTATCGCGGTGTTGACAGCTACCGTGATGTAGCGAGTTACCGTGATTATGGGTTTGATAGACCTGCTAGGTTTGGAGGACGAGATCGTGATGAGTTTGCAGCTGATGATTACGATTACAGACAACGTATTTCCCACCAGAGCAGGGAGGATAGTCGTGAAAGGGATTATGATTATGGTCGATATAGTTATGATTCTGATCATGACAGAGGTAGTAGGAGGGATGGTAGTTGGAGGAAGCGGGAGTCTCGTGATCGTGACCATGACCGTGACCGTGACCGTGACCGTGATAGGAGGAGTCGGGAAAGAGATCAGAGTCCGCATAGGAGGCATGAACGTTCACGATCTCAATCTCGATCTCGATCTCGTGGCCGTGATGATCGATTAAGATCAAGGTCACCTCGAAGTCGCAGCCATGGTCGAAGTCATCGGGAGGATAGCTATGATGACAGTTGGCATGAAAGGGGTGAGAAACGAAGGGATCGTGATGACAAACGACACCATGATCAGTCATCAGTG GCTCCGTCAGCTACTGTTGTTGTGAAGGGTCTGTCACAAAAGACAACTGAAGAGGATTTATATCAGATTCTT GCTGAGTGGGGACCCCTTAGACATGTGCGTGTAATTAAAGAACGGAATTCTGGCATCTCTCGTGGATTTGCTTTTATAGATTTTCCTTCTGTG GGAGCGGCACGTAAGATGATGGACGGAATTGGAGATGATGGTCTGGTCATGGATGGCAGGAAGCTTTTTTTCGAGTATAG CAAGCCAACCGGTGGAGCAGGTGGACCTCCTTATGGACAGGATAATGCAGTGAAATCTCATCATAGAATTGCACCACCATCTGATTGGATGTGCACTATTTGTGACTGTGTAAATTTTGCACGACGAACTTCCTGTTTCCAG TGTAACGAGCCAAGGACTGATGATGCTCCTGCTGCAGATATAGCGTCATCTAATTCCACACAGTTGGGAAGAAAAGGATCGGAGGCAG CAGGGCCAACTCATGTTTTAGTTGTTCGTGGGCTGGATGAAAATGCTGATGAAGGAATGCTTCGGTATGAGTTCTCCAAACACGCTCCGATCAAG GATCTTCGTCTTGTCAGGGACAAATTTACTCATGTTTCTAGGGGCTTTGCATTTGTTCATTTCCATTCG GTGGAGGATGCTACCAAAGCTTTAGAAGCAACAAATGGAACaacccttgagaagaatggtcaAATTTTACGCGTGGCATACGCAAAAAGCATACATGGACCAGGGTTGGGTGCATCTGGGGCTTCACAGTCCAGCAGCCTTGCTACTGCTGCTATTGAGGCAGCAACATTTGCTCAACAG TATGATGCTGTTGGATGGGCCCCAAAAGAATATAATCCAGATGATAAACAATCCACTGGTGGGCAGGAGCAAAGAAGTGGTGATGCAGGTCAAAAGGATGGCTCAGCCCCCCAATCTGGATTTGTATGGGATGAAGCATCTGGTTATTATTATGATGCCGCCTCAGGGTTCTACTACGATGGTAATACAG GTCTTTATTATGATAGTAACAACGGAACCTGGTATTCTTATGATCAGCAAACTCAGCAGTATGTCCCTTGTGGTGATCAGAATGACAAAGCTTCTGGAAAGGCAGCAAATGAACAAAAGGCATCTGATGGTGCTAGTAACAGAAAAGTTGTGATATCTGCACCTGCTGCTACAATAACATCAAATGACAAGACTGCGTCATTACCAGATGCTGTCCAAGCTGCTGCAACAGCAGCTCTTGCtgcagagaagaaagagaaggagaaaatgaAAGAGATACGGTTAGCATCCAAGAGCAGTATTCTTgcaaacaagaagaaaatgagtAATGTTTTAAGCAAGTGGAAGCAAAGGAATAATGAGGGTCAGGCAGCTCGAGTTGTTCTCGATGACAGTCAATCTTCAGCTTCAATGGATGACAGGCCTAATGCTGTGGGGCTGTTGACTAAAAACAAGTTCAGAAGTGATTCTGTGCCAGCAAAGGAAAATACTACAGCCAACTTGGGATTTTCCTCTGCAGGTGTAGGCCATGGTGCTAATAACACGTTCACTACCCCAACTACTGCACAGACTGCGTCTGTAGTTTCTGAGATCAAACCACAACCTGTTGGTAATAGTTCGGGAGGCACAATAATGGGGGTGATTAGAGGATCTGGAAGAGGAGTTACGAAGTCAGATACAATGCATTCAGGTTCGTTTGGTGGGCCTTCTAGCCCTTCACCTGCTGTTACAGTCACTGCTGGGACATCAACAGTTAATCTAGAGACACCTCAAACTCCCTTCAGAACGGATGCATCTGCACTAGGTTCTTACGCACCACCTGCAGCTACTGGAAGTGGCAAGCGAAGGTTCTCTGAGCAGCCAGCTTCTACTCATAGGGAACAGCCTCAGACAACATATAGGGACCGCGCAGCTGAGAGGAGGAGCCTGTATGGATCATCGTCATCTATTGGGGATGATGTCTCAGATTTTGCACTTGCTGATTCAA ATCGAGATTTGACATTCAAAAAAGGTTCTCTACTGGAGACAAGTGCAATGCCTTTTCCCCCTGGGGTTGGAGGACGTGGGCCTGGAGATGTTACCAGCAGCATCCAGAGTTACGAGGTGATTTCAGCTGAAAAAGCTATTGATGAGAGCAATGTGGGTAACCGGATGCTCCGCAGCATGGGCTGGCAAGAAGGCTTG GGACTAGGGAAGGATGGGAGCGGCATAACAGAGCCAGTGCAAGCGCAAGGCATGGAACATAGAGCAGGTCTTGGGAGTAAGCAGAGGAAGGTGGAACCGAGCTTGGAAGTGCAGGCAGGTGACAGTTACCGAACCCTCATACAGAAGAAAGCCCTTGCCAGGTTCCGTGAGATGTCTTAG
- the LOC122666290 gene encoding SUPPRESSOR OF ABI3-5 isoform X4 — MDPGRYVLQQGWDNNSALEGYGSLHEPDYRVGGSYDGRRFLDEGFSRDNIYPRGTFHRDILERDNCPPSASVVGAWPQPRRGFDEEYALIREPRRHDKPYIDSFHEMDGFREADKYREIDRFQEVDKFRDGYRGVDSYRDVASYRDYGFDRPARFGGRDRDEFAADDYDYRQRISHQSREDSRERDYDYGRYSYDSDHDRGSRRDGSWRKRESRDRDHDRDRDRDRDRRSRERDQSPHRRHERSRSQSRSRSRGRDDRLRSRSPRSRSHGRSHREDSYDDSWHERGEKRRDRDDKRHHDQSSVAPSATVVVKGLSQKTTEEDLYQILAEWGPLRHVRVIKERNSGISRGFAFIDFPSVGAARKMMDGIGDDGLVMDGRKLFFEYSKPTGGAGGPPYGQDNAVKSHHRIAPPSDWMCTICDCVNFARRTSCFQCNEPRTDDAPAADIASSNSTQLGRKGSEAGPTHVLVVRGLDENADEGMLRYEFSKHAPIKDLRLVRDKFTHVSRGFAFVHFHSVEDATKALEATNGTTLEKNGQILRVAYAKSIHGPGLGASGASQSSSLATAAIEAATFAQQYDAVGWAPKEYNPDDKQSTGGQEQRSGDAGQKDGSAPQSGFVWDEASGYYYDAASGFYYDGNTGLYYDSNNGTWYSYDQQTQQYVPCGDQNDKASGKAANEQKASDGASNRKVVISAPAATITSNDKTASLPDAVQAAATAALAAEKKEKEKMKEIRLASKSSILANKKKMSNVLSKWKQRNNEGQAARVVLDDSQSSASMDDRPNAVGLLTKNKFRSDSVPAKENTTANLGFSSAGVGHGANNTFTTPTTAQTASVVSEIKPQPVGNSSGGTIMGVIRGSGRGVTKSDTMHSGSFGGPSSPSPAVTVTAGTSTVNLETPQTPFRTDASALGSYAPPAATGSGKRRFSEQPASTHREQPQTTYRDRAAERRSLYGSSSSIGDDVSDFALADSNRDLTFKKGSLLETSAMPFPPGVGGRGPGDVTSSIQSYEVISAEKAIDESNVGNRMLRSMGWQEGLGLGKDGSGITEPVQAQGMEHRAGLGSKQRKVEPSLEVQAGDSYRTLIQKKALARFREMS; from the exons ATGGATCCTGGACGATATGTACTGCAGCAAGGATGGGATAATAACAGC GCTTTGGAGGGGTATGGTTCATTGCATGAGCCAGACTACCG GGTTGGTGGTTCATATGATGGTAGGAGGTTTCTGGATGAGGGATTCTCTAGGGACAACATCTATCCTAGGGGCACCTTTCATAGGGACATTCTTGAGAGGGATAATTGTCCACCTTCAGCATCTGTTGTTGGTGCTTGGCCTCAACCAAGAAGAGGTTTTGATGAAGAATATGCACTTATTAGGGAACCTAGGCGACATGACAAGCCATACATTGATAGTTTCCATGAGATGGATGGTTTTCGTGAAGCTGATAAGTATCGTGAGATTGATAGGTTTCAGGAAGTTGACAAGTTTCGGGATGGTTATCGCGGTGTTGACAGCTACCGTGATGTAGCGAGTTACCGTGATTATGGGTTTGATAGACCTGCTAGGTTTGGAGGACGAGATCGTGATGAGTTTGCAGCTGATGATTACGATTACAGACAACGTATTTCCCACCAGAGCAGGGAGGATAGTCGTGAAAGGGATTATGATTATGGTCGATATAGTTATGATTCTGATCATGACAGAGGTAGTAGGAGGGATGGTAGTTGGAGGAAGCGGGAGTCTCGTGATCGTGACCATGACCGTGACCGTGACCGTGACCGTGATAGGAGGAGTCGGGAAAGAGATCAGAGTCCGCATAGGAGGCATGAACGTTCACGATCTCAATCTCGATCTCGATCTCGTGGCCGTGATGATCGATTAAGATCAAGGTCACCTCGAAGTCGCAGCCATGGTCGAAGTCATCGGGAGGATAGCTATGATGACAGTTGGCATGAAAGGGGTGAGAAACGAAGGGATCGTGATGACAAACGACACCATGATCAGTCATCAGTG GCTCCGTCAGCTACTGTTGTTGTGAAGGGTCTGTCACAAAAGACAACTGAAGAGGATTTATATCAGATTCTT GCTGAGTGGGGACCCCTTAGACATGTGCGTGTAATTAAAGAACGGAATTCTGGCATCTCTCGTGGATTTGCTTTTATAGATTTTCCTTCTGTG GGAGCGGCACGTAAGATGATGGACGGAATTGGAGATGATGGTCTGGTCATGGATGGCAGGAAGCTTTTTTTCGAGTATAG CAAGCCAACCGGTGGAGCAGGTGGACCTCCTTATGGACAGGATAATGCAGTGAAATCTCATCATAGAATTGCACCACCATCTGATTGGATGTGCACTATTTGTGACTGTGTAAATTTTGCACGACGAACTTCCTGTTTCCAG TGTAACGAGCCAAGGACTGATGATGCTCCTGCTGCAGATATAGCGTCATCTAATTCCACACAGTTGGGAAGAAAAGGATCGGAGGCAG GGCCAACTCATGTTTTAGTTGTTCGTGGGCTGGATGAAAATGCTGATGAAGGAATGCTTCGGTATGAGTTCTCCAAACACGCTCCGATCAAG GATCTTCGTCTTGTCAGGGACAAATTTACTCATGTTTCTAGGGGCTTTGCATTTGTTCATTTCCATTCG GTGGAGGATGCTACCAAAGCTTTAGAAGCAACAAATGGAACaacccttgagaagaatggtcaAATTTTACGCGTGGCATACGCAAAAAGCATACATGGACCAGGGTTGGGTGCATCTGGGGCTTCACAGTCCAGCAGCCTTGCTACTGCTGCTATTGAGGCAGCAACATTTGCTCAACAG TATGATGCTGTTGGATGGGCCCCAAAAGAATATAATCCAGATGATAAACAATCCACTGGTGGGCAGGAGCAAAGAAGTGGTGATGCAGGTCAAAAGGATGGCTCAGCCCCCCAATCTGGATTTGTATGGGATGAAGCATCTGGTTATTATTATGATGCCGCCTCAGGGTTCTACTACGATGGTAATACAG GTCTTTATTATGATAGTAACAACGGAACCTGGTATTCTTATGATCAGCAAACTCAGCAGTATGTCCCTTGTGGTGATCAGAATGACAAAGCTTCTGGAAAGGCAGCAAATGAACAAAAGGCATCTGATGGTGCTAGTAACAGAAAAGTTGTGATATCTGCACCTGCTGCTACAATAACATCAAATGACAAGACTGCGTCATTACCAGATGCTGTCCAAGCTGCTGCAACAGCAGCTCTTGCtgcagagaagaaagagaaggagaaaatgaAAGAGATACGGTTAGCATCCAAGAGCAGTATTCTTgcaaacaagaagaaaatgagtAATGTTTTAAGCAAGTGGAAGCAAAGGAATAATGAGGGTCAGGCAGCTCGAGTTGTTCTCGATGACAGTCAATCTTCAGCTTCAATGGATGACAGGCCTAATGCTGTGGGGCTGTTGACTAAAAACAAGTTCAGAAGTGATTCTGTGCCAGCAAAGGAAAATACTACAGCCAACTTGGGATTTTCCTCTGCAGGTGTAGGCCATGGTGCTAATAACACGTTCACTACCCCAACTACTGCACAGACTGCGTCTGTAGTTTCTGAGATCAAACCACAACCTGTTGGTAATAGTTCGGGAGGCACAATAATGGGGGTGATTAGAGGATCTGGAAGAGGAGTTACGAAGTCAGATACAATGCATTCAGGTTCGTTTGGTGGGCCTTCTAGCCCTTCACCTGCTGTTACAGTCACTGCTGGGACATCAACAGTTAATCTAGAGACACCTCAAACTCCCTTCAGAACGGATGCATCTGCACTAGGTTCTTACGCACCACCTGCAGCTACTGGAAGTGGCAAGCGAAGGTTCTCTGAGCAGCCAGCTTCTACTCATAGGGAACAGCCTCAGACAACATATAGGGACCGCGCAGCTGAGAGGAGGAGCCTGTATGGATCATCGTCATCTATTGGGGATGATGTCTCAGATTTTGCACTTGCTGATTCAA ATCGAGATTTGACATTCAAAAAAGGTTCTCTACTGGAGACAAGTGCAATGCCTTTTCCCCCTGGGGTTGGAGGACGTGGGCCTGGAGATGTTACCAGCAGCATCCAGAGTTACGAGGTGATTTCAGCTGAAAAAGCTATTGATGAGAGCAATGTGGGTAACCGGATGCTCCGCAGCATGGGCTGGCAAGAAGGCTTG GGACTAGGGAAGGATGGGAGCGGCATAACAGAGCCAGTGCAAGCGCAAGGCATGGAACATAGAGCAGGTCTTGGGAGTAAGCAGAGGAAGGTGGAACCGAGCTTGGAAGTGCAGGCAGGTGACAGTTACCGAACCCTCATACAGAAGAAAGCCCTTGCCAGGTTCCGTGAGATGTCTTAG
- the LOC122666290 gene encoding SUPPRESSOR OF ABI3-5 isoform X2 — MDPGRYVLQQGWDNNSALEGYGSLHEPDYRVGGSYDGRRFLDEGFSRDNIYPRGTFHRDILERDNCPPSASVVGAWPQPRRGFDEEYALIREPRRHDKPYIDSFHEMDGFREADKYREIDRFQEVDKFRDGYRGVDSYRDVASYRDYGFDRPARFGGRDRDEFAADDYDYRQRISHQSREDSRERDYDYGRYSYDSDHDRGSRRDGSWRKRESRDRDHDRDRDRDRDRRSRERDQSPHRRHERSRSQSRSRSRGRDDRLRSRSPRSRSHGRSHREDSYDDSWHERGEKRRDRDDKRHHDQSSVAPSATVVVKGLSQKTTEEDLYQILAEWGPLRHVRVIKERNSGISRGFAFIDFPSVGAARKMMDGIGDDGLVMDGRKLFFEYSSKPTGGAGGPPYGQDNAVKSHHRIAPPSDWMCTICDCVNFARRTSCFQCNEPRTDDAPAADIASSNSTQLGRKGSEAGPTHVLVVRGLDENADEGMLRYEFSKHAPIKDLRLVRDKFTHVSRGFAFVHFHSVEDATKALEATNGTTLEKNGQILRVAYAKSIHGPGLGASGASQSSSLATAAIEAATFAQQYDAVGWAPKEYNPDDKQSTGGQEQRSGDAGQKDGSAPQSGFVWDEASGYYYDAASGFYYDGNTGLYYDSNNGTWYSYDQQTQQYVPCGDQNDKASGKAANEQKASDGASNRKVVISAPAATITSNDKTASLPDAVQAAATAALAAEKKEKEKMKEIRLASKSSILANKKKMSNVLSKWKQRNNEGQAARVVLDDSQSSASMDDRPNAVGLLTKNKFRSDSVPAKENTTANLGFSSAGVGHGANNTFTTPTTAQTASVVSEIKPQPVGNSSGGTIMGVIRGSGRGVTKSDTMHSGSFGGPSSPSPAVTVTAGTSTVNLETPQTPFRTDASALGSYAPPAATGSGKRRFSEQPASTHREQPQTTYRDRAAERRSLYGSSSSIGDDVSDFALADSNRDLTFKKGSLLETSAMPFPPGVGGRGPGDVTSSIQSYEVISAEKAIDESNVGNRMLRSMGWQEGLGLGKDGSGITEPVQAQGMEHRAGLGSKQRKVEPSLEVQAGDSYRTLIQKKALARFREMS; from the exons ATGGATCCTGGACGATATGTACTGCAGCAAGGATGGGATAATAACAGC GCTTTGGAGGGGTATGGTTCATTGCATGAGCCAGACTACCG GGTTGGTGGTTCATATGATGGTAGGAGGTTTCTGGATGAGGGATTCTCTAGGGACAACATCTATCCTAGGGGCACCTTTCATAGGGACATTCTTGAGAGGGATAATTGTCCACCTTCAGCATCTGTTGTTGGTGCTTGGCCTCAACCAAGAAGAGGTTTTGATGAAGAATATGCACTTATTAGGGAACCTAGGCGACATGACAAGCCATACATTGATAGTTTCCATGAGATGGATGGTTTTCGTGAAGCTGATAAGTATCGTGAGATTGATAGGTTTCAGGAAGTTGACAAGTTTCGGGATGGTTATCGCGGTGTTGACAGCTACCGTGATGTAGCGAGTTACCGTGATTATGGGTTTGATAGACCTGCTAGGTTTGGAGGACGAGATCGTGATGAGTTTGCAGCTGATGATTACGATTACAGACAACGTATTTCCCACCAGAGCAGGGAGGATAGTCGTGAAAGGGATTATGATTATGGTCGATATAGTTATGATTCTGATCATGACAGAGGTAGTAGGAGGGATGGTAGTTGGAGGAAGCGGGAGTCTCGTGATCGTGACCATGACCGTGACCGTGACCGTGACCGTGATAGGAGGAGTCGGGAAAGAGATCAGAGTCCGCATAGGAGGCATGAACGTTCACGATCTCAATCTCGATCTCGATCTCGTGGCCGTGATGATCGATTAAGATCAAGGTCACCTCGAAGTCGCAGCCATGGTCGAAGTCATCGGGAGGATAGCTATGATGACAGTTGGCATGAAAGGGGTGAGAAACGAAGGGATCGTGATGACAAACGACACCATGATCAGTCATCAGTG GCTCCGTCAGCTACTGTTGTTGTGAAGGGTCTGTCACAAAAGACAACTGAAGAGGATTTATATCAGATTCTT GCTGAGTGGGGACCCCTTAGACATGTGCGTGTAATTAAAGAACGGAATTCTGGCATCTCTCGTGGATTTGCTTTTATAGATTTTCCTTCTGTG GGAGCGGCACGTAAGATGATGGACGGAATTGGAGATGATGGTCTGGTCATGGATGGCAGGAAGCTTTTTTTCGAGTATAG TAGCAAGCCAACCGGTGGAGCAGGTGGACCTCCTTATGGACAGGATAATGCAGTGAAATCTCATCATAGAATTGCACCACCATCTGATTGGATGTGCACTATTTGTGACTGTGTAAATTTTGCACGACGAACTTCCTGTTTCCAG TGTAACGAGCCAAGGACTGATGATGCTCCTGCTGCAGATATAGCGTCATCTAATTCCACACAGTTGGGAAGAAAAGGATCGGAGGCAG GGCCAACTCATGTTTTAGTTGTTCGTGGGCTGGATGAAAATGCTGATGAAGGAATGCTTCGGTATGAGTTCTCCAAACACGCTCCGATCAAG GATCTTCGTCTTGTCAGGGACAAATTTACTCATGTTTCTAGGGGCTTTGCATTTGTTCATTTCCATTCG GTGGAGGATGCTACCAAAGCTTTAGAAGCAACAAATGGAACaacccttgagaagaatggtcaAATTTTACGCGTGGCATACGCAAAAAGCATACATGGACCAGGGTTGGGTGCATCTGGGGCTTCACAGTCCAGCAGCCTTGCTACTGCTGCTATTGAGGCAGCAACATTTGCTCAACAG TATGATGCTGTTGGATGGGCCCCAAAAGAATATAATCCAGATGATAAACAATCCACTGGTGGGCAGGAGCAAAGAAGTGGTGATGCAGGTCAAAAGGATGGCTCAGCCCCCCAATCTGGATTTGTATGGGATGAAGCATCTGGTTATTATTATGATGCCGCCTCAGGGTTCTACTACGATGGTAATACAG GTCTTTATTATGATAGTAACAACGGAACCTGGTATTCTTATGATCAGCAAACTCAGCAGTATGTCCCTTGTGGTGATCAGAATGACAAAGCTTCTGGAAAGGCAGCAAATGAACAAAAGGCATCTGATGGTGCTAGTAACAGAAAAGTTGTGATATCTGCACCTGCTGCTACAATAACATCAAATGACAAGACTGCGTCATTACCAGATGCTGTCCAAGCTGCTGCAACAGCAGCTCTTGCtgcagagaagaaagagaaggagaaaatgaAAGAGATACGGTTAGCATCCAAGAGCAGTATTCTTgcaaacaagaagaaaatgagtAATGTTTTAAGCAAGTGGAAGCAAAGGAATAATGAGGGTCAGGCAGCTCGAGTTGTTCTCGATGACAGTCAATCTTCAGCTTCAATGGATGACAGGCCTAATGCTGTGGGGCTGTTGACTAAAAACAAGTTCAGAAGTGATTCTGTGCCAGCAAAGGAAAATACTACAGCCAACTTGGGATTTTCCTCTGCAGGTGTAGGCCATGGTGCTAATAACACGTTCACTACCCCAACTACTGCACAGACTGCGTCTGTAGTTTCTGAGATCAAACCACAACCTGTTGGTAATAGTTCGGGAGGCACAATAATGGGGGTGATTAGAGGATCTGGAAGAGGAGTTACGAAGTCAGATACAATGCATTCAGGTTCGTTTGGTGGGCCTTCTAGCCCTTCACCTGCTGTTACAGTCACTGCTGGGACATCAACAGTTAATCTAGAGACACCTCAAACTCCCTTCAGAACGGATGCATCTGCACTAGGTTCTTACGCACCACCTGCAGCTACTGGAAGTGGCAAGCGAAGGTTCTCTGAGCAGCCAGCTTCTACTCATAGGGAACAGCCTCAGACAACATATAGGGACCGCGCAGCTGAGAGGAGGAGCCTGTATGGATCATCGTCATCTATTGGGGATGATGTCTCAGATTTTGCACTTGCTGATTCAA ATCGAGATTTGACATTCAAAAAAGGTTCTCTACTGGAGACAAGTGCAATGCCTTTTCCCCCTGGGGTTGGAGGACGTGGGCCTGGAGATGTTACCAGCAGCATCCAGAGTTACGAGGTGATTTCAGCTGAAAAAGCTATTGATGAGAGCAATGTGGGTAACCGGATGCTCCGCAGCATGGGCTGGCAAGAAGGCTTG GGACTAGGGAAGGATGGGAGCGGCATAACAGAGCCAGTGCAAGCGCAAGGCATGGAACATAGAGCAGGTCTTGGGAGTAAGCAGAGGAAGGTGGAACCGAGCTTGGAAGTGCAGGCAGGTGACAGTTACCGAACCCTCATACAGAAGAAAGCCCTTGCCAGGTTCCGTGAGATGTCTTAG